From the Mus musculus strain C57BL/6J chromosome 10, GRCm38.p6 C57BL/6J genome, the window ATTGCGGGGCCGCGGACGCCGAGGAGCCAGAGACCCTGCGATGGCTAGGGATGCCGGGGAGCCTGGAACGCTGCGGGGGTATGGGACACCGAGAGAGTCCGAGACGCTGCGGAGGTCGGAGATACCGCGGAGTCTGGGACGCTAATTGGGAGGGGATGCCACGGAGCCCGAGACGCTGCCGGGGTCTGTCCGGGGTACGACTAGGCCAGCCCggcgctgggcggtggtggttctttttttttttttcctctacctGCCAAGCCGGTCCAGGCCAGGTGGTCCTTGTAGAGTTCATTAGGAACCGCCCAGCCTGGCAGCatttggagaggcagaggcaggcgtatttttgagttcgaggccagcctggtctacaaagtgagttccaggacagccagggctacagagaaaccctgtctcgaataaacaaagaacaaaatacaaaaaaaaaaaaaaaaaaaaaaaaagtgggcaaAGGCTTGAGTCTTCAGTGTTTGTTGCTTGGACTGGGCAGTTGGTTTGTTTGGAAAGGTGCAACTcggaataattaattttttaaattgagcACCTTCTAGGTAGGAGAGCTAGGCAAGTatattctacaaaaaaaaaaaagcccagtctGACTTGCCCAAGTCTACATAACCGTTTCTGGTTCTCTGTATTATGTACCTCTGGTATGTGGAGGGGGCTATTCTCTCTTCCTACTATGTGGGGAGTGAATAGCGCTTCCAATTTGGGAGGCAAGCACTGTGTCCATAAAACCCTCTTTTTGGGCCCTATTTCTGACTTCTGACttaccttttgtgtgtgtgtgtgtgtgtgtgtgtgtgtgtttcaagacagtgattctctgtgttgccctgattgttctgaaacttactctgtagatcaggcaagCCTCGAACTCTTGCCTGTGCCtcttaagtgttgggattaaagcatATCTGAATTTCTTAACTAAAATCAAAGACTCATTGCAGGTCTACATTTTGCTAACTGTGCTGTTTAAAGTTGTGCGTTGTGCATCCCTGTTGCCTTAAGAGGTCACAAAGTGTCGAATGCTCTGGTACTGGAATTATAGTCCAGTTGAgcccccatgtgggtgctaggaatcaaacaagagcagctagtgcttgagacatagccttggctggcctggagcacagagatccacttgcctgtcTTTTGAGTGTGCCCTGCCATGCCTAGTCCCCCTCCCTGTTTGTCAATGTGTATTTATTAGATCAGTACTAGAGGTTGGGGAGATAGACGTACAGACAGGAGTGTTGGCTCCTCCTCTGTCAGAGTTAGGGGTGGTTCAGACTTCAGGCTGTGCTGATGGGCCCGGCTCTCACAGTTCTTTGGTGTAGAGGCTCATCTCATTTCTGAGTTGCACTTGTTGCTCAGGGCTGTTTTATGCCAtgaattgttttgtgtgtgtggtttcaggTATCTGGGACCAGTTGCTCATCAGCTCTAAGCCTCATCCCAGAAAGACCTCTACACTTCAAACAGTTCGGATGCAGAGGAGCCCTTGTAAGTACCTAGTTTCTACTCTAGAGGGCACTCCCCCAATTGAGGCTAGTTAATCCATTATTTGATGGGGACAGTCTGTCTTCATGGCACATATCAAACCGTAGAatcaaatatattgtgtaaatgacTGAGGAATAGAATTTCTCATGTTAATTCCCTGGTtgcaggctttttgtttttttttttttttttttttttttgttttcagaataAAAGGTGTTTTTGAAACCCCAAAAGGCCCAGCTAGCTATGGTCTAGTTAGCTTTGTTTTCcttgagacggggtctcatgtCGTCCAGGCCTCAtgcttccctgtgtagctgaGAATGTCCCTGAACcccagattctcctgcctcaccccaCTCTAGGATTACTGCTACATGCTGCtgggccatttttttttcctcccctcccacGACAGTCTCACTTtttatccctggctggcctggaactcggtgTAGACCATGCCAGCCTCAAATTcagattcacctacctctgcctccacctcccgagtagtggagttaaaggtgtttgccaccacacctggcaggtATTTATTCTAGGTAATTGCTCAGAATAAGGGTGCTTGTTGAGCCAACGTGAGGACCAGAGGAACCCTCTTAAGCTGTGTGGCTTCATGAGACCATAACCCTTCTACTGTGGGAAGCAGAGATAGTCATTAAAGGACTCTCAAACTGACCTCTGAAACGTCACAAGCCAGACCTCTTATCgtctgcactgctctcaacattcttatctCCCAGGCTCCTACAGAAGAGCTCACTGAGCTCTGAACACTTAGTGCTTTTAACAGCTCAAAGTTCTACAATCCTAAACACACACAGTCAGGTCTCTgccacagcaataccccactgtTAGACCAATTTCTGTCCTGGTTAGGGTTTGTTTCGATGTGATGGGACCACAAGAggtaacttggggaggaaagggtttgacttacacttccaaatCACTGTATATTACTTGAAAGAAGCcagaacaggaactcacacaggacaggaacctggaggcaggagctgatacaaagaccatggagaggtgctgcttactggcttgcttcccatggcttgctcagcctgcttgcttatagaatgcaggaccaccaacccaggggtgGCATCACCTGCAATAGGCTGGGCCTTCCCCCATCAGTCAGTGATTAGTTAAATGTCCTACAGCTGGGTCTTGCAGAGGTATTTCCGTAGTTGTTGTTCTCAGACtctagctggtgtcaagttgacaaaactagtCAGCATGGTGGTGAGATTGAATGTGTTCGTTAGAACTCTTGAGTTGCAAAAGAGTGGAAGCTGAGATTGCTTTAAGAGAAGCCAGAGATAGAAAGTAAAGGTTTATCTGGATCCCCATGCCCATTGTCGTCCTATGCTGCTGGTCTCTGCGTTAGACTAACCCAAAGACGCTGCTGTGCAGCTGTGCCTAGTCGGCTGGTTAATGAGAAATGCATCCAGTTAACTTGGTGCTATTCTCCTCAGCCAAGTTGACTGCTCACTGGCTTGGCTAGAACACCCTGTCAGATTACAGCACAGGGCAGACTGCGCTAGGCAGGACTGCAGAAACCTAGGCCCGTTCAGGATGAGGAACATGAGTGACCCAAGTTTCAAAGGAAGGGCAGGCATGGTCCTATGCAGGACTGGGAAGCCAGCCCAAGTTATGAACGTAGAGAATTCGCAAACCTGTTCCTGtttgtctttttgctttttgttgtttggctttttctttttaaaaagaagggtgGTGTTGCCATTTTCAGATGAAAGGTGGGCAGTTGAGCAGGTGACAGACGTTCTAGGTGACTGACATAgtaaaaaatgcaaatagatctcaTTAATGACTTTGACAGCCTCACTGTAAAGAGCAGGTTCACTTAACCATTAGCTCATTCTGTCTGGTTTCTCCCCAGTCATCTTGTGGAATGCCAGCCTTCTAGAACTTTATACTTTGGGGATGGCAGAGTAACAGAACATTTGAGTTAATTGGTGAATCGTGTGGTTGTATTGCTCTGCGAGTTCAGAGGGCCTAGGAATGTAACTGATTGGTGGAGCCCTGGGCCTAGCACCCACCCTCCAGTGCAGCCCAAGGCGGCTCAGAAGTGGAGGGATGTAGAGTTGATGGGTTTGTTGCTAACTCTGCTCTGAAATGCTGTGCTGGGAGGGCTTGGTTAGAACTTACTAATACGCTTTGCTTGGCTGTGTTCGCTCTCCAGTGCTAGACCAGGTTCAGGCCTTCCTCCCACAAATGGCCCAGGCAAATGAGAAGCTGAGGAGGGAAATGGCAGCTGCTCCAGCTGGTCACTTCAATATTGAAAACATCGACGAGACGTCTGGAAACATCATACAGATGGTAACTCAGTCTTGTTTCTGTTTCATACAATGGAATTAATATACTTGTCAccaaatggtattttaaaatgtcgTTCTAGAGTAAAATTAGCAAATATTTTCACACAGGCAAGATGGTAAAACATACTTGACTTCCACAGGGCCATACTCCCTCTGTTTGCCTGTTTGACATGCTGTTCAGTGCAGAATGTAGCCGTTTACTTAATAAGCAGGCTTTGTAAACTTATGGCTACTAAAAATTGAGTTACATACAATTTCTTATGTGTGCATGGTTTTTAAGGGAAGGGCTATTCATGTTGACTCATAGTTCCAGGTGAACAATTTTTCATGGTGGGAAATTCTGCCCAGGGCTGTGGTGTCAGAAGCTTGTGGTATGCATGCTACAATTACATCTTTCCCCTTCAGCTACTCTCTGAAAGTGCAGACACCATTCCTACTTCAGTGTCTGAACGAAAGTGGGTGGCAGGCAGGATTTTGCCTGCCAGTGCTGGTTTTTGCTCAGAAATGTAAATTTCTTTAAGGCAAGAGTtgtgatgttttttttttgggggtggtgggggagccTCAGGTTGACCTCAGGTTGTCTTCCCACTGCTGTTACAGACTGGGATTGTGGCCATGTTACTGTGGCCACCTGCTTGTCAAGTCTTAAGTGTCCAATGGGGTGCCTGACTGTAGTctggcagttctcaacctgtgggtctcgacttGCCAGGACCCAGAGAATAGAGATTTTACACTATGGTTGATAGCagtagtagcaaaattgcagttaggaATAGCAGTGAgaataatttatggttggggggcatcaccacaacataagaactgtattaaagggttgtatagttaggaaggttgagagccactactCTAGTCCACTTTATTGAATGGGTGCTGTTGGATGGATAGTAGGCAGCAAGaacttttttaaagacatgttttaCTTAAAGCACTCAGTGACATTGCTCTTAGGATGGATTTGGTGCCCATAAGAACCAGCAGAGAATGTTAGATTTTCTGAGGCTGGAGttagtgggtactgggaactgaactggggtcctctggaaaagcagtgagTATCTTTACCTGCTTGTTGCACCCTCTCTGTAGCCATCCATGTTGCTTTATTAGAACATGTTACAGAACTGCCCTGAAGGACATTTCTCATCCTGACACTTTGTTATAGGATGTGGCCTTATTTGAGATGAGTCGGTCAGATTCAAAAGAGGAGGATAGCCCAGAAGAGAGCTCTCGGGACAGTTCTGGGGACAGCTCGGAGTCCGAAGAAGATGTCTGCGTTCCCTCTGAAGTCACCATCGAGAACATTAAGCTTCCGAATGCAGAAGGTGGCAAAGGCAAGATTGAAATTTTGGACAGTCCGGCAAGTAAAAAAAAGAAGCAGTGAAATGACCCACATGGAAGGAGCAGGCACTTCCCCGCCTGGGGGCCAGGGGCAGGGCGGCCTGTTCCGATCAGCTGTTGTCCTTACGTGTCACAAAGAATCATGAACCCAGGTGTATTTTACATAGAAAGTGCTCAGAGCTTGGACGCAGAGAGCGTAGTGCTCTTGGACACtgagaaaggaaataagaaatgaCAATATTGGTTGATGCAGATGTTTGCTCTAGAGTGTGGGCTGTAACTCTTGACTCATCTACACTGAAATGTAGCTATTGGTTACAAGATTCCCACTGCCAGTTTGGGGTTTTGGTATGTTTTATATCAAGGCAGGTTGCAGTTTGTTATGTATGAACTGGGTACTAGAGACAAGCCCAGGATGACAGCCCCCTGCCATTTAAGGTGTGACGGTGCCTATATTCAGTTCAGGAAAACCCAAGCTGCCTTTTAAAGATTTGTAAGGGATAGCAGTTGACATCCTTTTAGAGCAGATTGATCTTTGCTCCTTCTGTGAAGAGAGTTTAGAAACAACTATGTGCTATGTCACtgtcttgtgtgtgagtgtgaagtcATGTAAAATTGTCATTTCAAATTATAATGCTACTGACAGCCCGAGGAATGCCTCCAGTTCTAGTAAGCTTACAGTGTGGATGACCTGTAGCTGTTTCACTGACTAACCAGTCTTAGATGATGTTATCAGGGTTAGCAAGTGCCAGCAGCGGGAAGACGAGCGGTCTGTTCAGGAGGCTACTTGAGTAGAGGAACCATGTCCCTGTGACTTGGAGGAGATGGTAACACCCCTGTCGTTTATCCTGGTGGTTTGCCGTACCATGTGATACTTCATCTTTGCCACCTCTGAGCCAGGGTCTCTGATTGGTCCTGGAAGCTACTGTTCCACAGTCATGCTGGGTTAGGGCATCAAGCCTGGACTACAGTTTTCCCACCCTCTAGCACTTCTCACCCTCTGTACCTTCCTCCATAGTCCCTGAGCCCCTAGAAAGAAAAAGGTATCCTGGTCATTTTCCTCCTGAGAACAGAGCAGAGTAAAATGTTCAAGGCACGCATAACTACCTGACTGAAGAGAGTCTGCCGTGTATAGGTCAGATCATCATGGGTTACAATCCTTGCTGCCCAGTGGAAGAGGTTCCCCTCGGTGACTAGTTGATAGCCTCAGTATGACTGATCCCCATATTCAGAGGAtaattgtcttttttatttctgtgaagagacgcttcatgaccaaggcaaatagTAAGTGTTTAACTGCGGGCTTCCTTTCAGTTTGAGAGTCTATGACATTCTGGGGGAAATGTGGGGATGGGCAGGGCaccaggcagagcagagcagtgtATAAGACTGGGCCtagctgggcttttgaaacctcagaagtctgtccatctctcctccctcccccgtcCAGTGACATACCTTTTCCAACAAGGCTCCTAATTCTTCCTAAACTGTCCGCCAACTAGGAACCAAACATTAAAATCTGTAAggaccattctcatttaaacaatCACAGTGATTGATTGGGTACGTACGTGTTTGGACATAGGATTGTCTTTAGCTCGAGGTTGGAGGGGGCTAGACAGACAGTTGGGAGATGGTTAACTGTGGGCAGATTGAAGCACCACAGAACCTGCTGTTCCTGTGGGACACACAGGTAGTGGAGGACTTGGGAGCCTCAGCCAAGTGAGGCTGTAAGAGTTGGCTTCCCCTCGGGGCCTGAACAACAGCCTCTGACACTGAATGCTAACTGCTCGGGATTGGGGTAGTGCTTTCTTGTGTAAGCCCAGGTTGGTATTCTGGTCTCCTGAAGTCAGCATTTGGCGTCCTTAGCAGTAGGGGTGACCATTTAGCTCTAGTACACACACAAGTATAGTGACAGTAGTCACTTCTGGGATCTATCTCCCTGGCCAACAACTCACAGGAAACTAGACCACCACCCTGGGATTGGAGTTTTTACTTAATTAACAACCCTGCAGTTGCTGGAAGCACTCTATGCACGTGTAATGAACAGCTGCCGTTTAAATATATGTGCCATTTCTGtagtctggatttttttttcctttttttggtggCATGTTACAGTCTTGGCAAAAAGTTCTCTTCACACATTCCTTTTTGTATATACTGATTTTACTGTTGGTGAAGCACATCTGACCAAGCCAGTTCAGTCAGTCAGCAGGGTCTCCAGGGAGTGAGGATTGAGGAGAAAACGTTAGACAGCATGATCACCTGACTCCACCCTGTCCTGAGACTGAAGCAGCTTCatttctctccagcctgctttatATCCTCCTAGGTGCATCCAAAAAACGTGGTCAGCTCTTAGAGCAAAGACAAAGTAAGCAAGCCAAGTAGTGAACAAGAAGATCACTTAGGGTAGTAAGTAACGTAGTAGGCAAGGAGATGGCCGAAGGTGGTGGTAAAGTCCCATGGTCACTGTTTCTAATATTCTTATCTGAGCATACTTTCTTGTTGGAGCCCAGGGAGAAATGCCAAATTCTAGAAGCAGCACCAAAAGCCCTCAATACACATCCTGCTAGATTCCACCTGCTTTGGGGTTTCTCTCTGTGGCTAACAATTGCTCCAGTATTATTTTGTACATTGGGCTTACCTTTCTTCATGACAGGGATATGAAACCCATTGGAACTGTCTGTTAAGTGGTTTTATGTCTTGTCCCCCAGCCCTAGGACCCGTTACTTCTAAGGTAAACATTGGGACACTAAGCACACAGTTGCTTAAGCTGTCCCACTCCCtaacccaccccctccccaa encodes:
- the D10Wsu102e gene encoding uncharacterized protein C12orf45 homolog, with the protein product MEFQGERGTGPGVSSSSVACSQVTVSRELLTAGSEGSGGIWDQLLISSKPHPRKTSTLQTVRMQRSPLLDQVQAFLPQMAQANEKLRREMAAAPAGHFNIENIDETSGNIIQMDVALFEMSRSDSKEEDSPEESSRDSSGDSSESEEDVCVPSEVTIENIKLPNAEGGKGKIEILDSPASKKKKQ